The Gossypium raimondii isolate GPD5lz chromosome 2, ASM2569854v1, whole genome shotgun sequence genome segment tgacACGTGTGGTTTCATGTCTATTAATTAAGATTGAGTCCTTACGatcttaagtttttattttcgaatttCATCCCatgtaaatgtttttattacGTGTTTTTAACGTAAATTACATTGGTAGTCATCTAGTCATGttctttttttggttatttaattatgaaaagttataagaTGATCAcccaataatttaattttgtctttttagtCACCAATTAGCTagcgtaaaaataaaaatacccaaaGATTCAAGATAATTGGGTGACTGAAAGCAgcgaattgaataattgaatgattatattataatttttcatgattagatgaaaatatatataattgaacgagtaatgtgaaaatgacaaatCGTGAATCTCGAATACAATAAAAAGGAAATgagtaatataaatatatataaaacctaataaaataaatcttgaaaagaaacaaaaatgaaggGTGAGAATCCTccacaagaaaaagaaaaaaaacgaaAGCAAAAGCTTGAGGTTGAAGCTTCAAAGttgataaaaaaagaagaagacagGTCTGATCTTATGTtgtgtatgtatataatatgtcATCATCCCCATATAATGCCATGGCTTTCAACCCATACCCTCTCCCCCATTGACCCCTCAACCCCTCCATGCAAAGATAAAAAGCCTACAATTATAACCTCTAAAAGCCCCTTATCATCTTCTCCTACACtttcaaaccctaaaagaaCACTCATTTAAACATAATCAACCCCCCACCCAAAAAGCTATGAGAGTCCCCGTTTCTTCTCCACAAAGCAACCATTGCCAAAGCCCTAAACCTAACAACAATACTAACACTAGTAGTACTAGGAACATAAGTTTCCATGGTGCTACTATTAACAGTGTTTCAACTTCGTGTTATGAGCCTACTTCGGTTCTTGAACTCCGGCGAAGCCCGAGTCCCGGGCATGATAATCCGGTGGATCATCATCAGCAtcaacagcagcagcagcagcatcAAGCTCCACTTGAGTGGGATGAACATGTGTTACGAAACATGGATTGGGATTCCATCATGAAAGATTTGGGATTAGATGATGAATCAGTACCGTCCATCAAAACTATTCCACCACAAGAGAATCATATACAGAACCTCCCTGAGTTTACTTCCTGCGAGTTAACTCACCCAACTGAGTTTAACAATCTATATGATTTCTACCCGTCTCATAATATTGATATTTCTAATACTACTACTTATGGTTTTAATAATATGGGGAACTTCATCAATTCCGGGTTTGATTTTATAGAAGAGCTTGTACGAGCCGCTGATTGTTTCGACACCCAGGAATTGCAGCTAGCTCAGGTGATATTAGCTCGGCTTGGTCAGCGGCTACGATCACCGTCCGGGAAGCCGTTACAAAGAGCGGCGTTTTATTTCAAAGAAGCTCTTTTATCTCTTCTCACCGGCGGGTTAACTCGTACGACTCGGTTATCGTCGTGGAACGACATCGTTCAAACAATCAAAGCTTACAAAGCTTTTTCAGGGATTAATCCGATTCCGATGTTTAGTCATTTCACGACCAATCAAGCTTTAATGGAAGCAGTACTGGATGGATCATCACCGTTGATTCACATCATCGATTTCGATATCGGATTCGGCGGTCAATACGCGTCGTTGATGAGAGAAATGTTTGAAAGACATGACCATTCACGTAAGTTCATACGTGTAACAGCGGTGGTACCAGAAGAATACGCTATAGAAACAAGGTTAATTAAAGACAACCTTGTGCAGTTCGCTTCAGAGCTTAAATTAAGGTTCCAGATTGAATTTGTTTTACTTCGTACTTTCGAAATGTTgtcttttaaatcttttaagTTCATCGACGGTGAAAAAACGGCGATCCTTTTATCTCCGTTGATTTTTCGGTCTTTGGGTTTAAACTTAACGGCGTTCTTGAACGATCTCCGGCGGGTTAATCCTACCATCGTCGTGTTTGTTGATAACGAGGTATGGATGGAGTCCGGTACGACATCGTTCCGGAAGAATTTCGTTAACGGACTGGAATTCTACGCTATGATGTTTGAGTCTTTGGATGCGGCGGTCGTGGGGAACGGGGAATGGGTGAGGAAAATAGAGACGTTGCTTCTCCGGCCAAGGATATTAGCGGCAGTGGAAACGGCTGCGAGGAGTACGGCTCCCCCGTGGAGGGAGAGGTTCCGTGGGGCGGGGATGAGGGCTGTGCATTTGAGCCAGTTGGCGGAGTTCCAAGCGGAGTGCTTACTGGGGAAAGTTCAGGTCAGGGGATTCCACGTGGCGAAACGACAAGCTGAGTTGGTGCTTTGCTGGTACGAGAGTGCCTTGGTTGCCACGTCAGCATGGAGGTGTTGAATGTAAGAAATTTAGCCTAGCTGGAATTCTtagaattttagtatttttgcatgggggtttttaaattttaatttggtaattaaattaaaaaaattgctGGTAGTTAAATTGTACTAAAAGAGGTAGGAGAATGGAGTCCTTTAGTGCCTAGTTTCTTCCttatccaatatatatatatatatataagtatatataaattatataaaaaatatgtaataatatttatataaatatgaatgcaaCACAAAATTTGTAACCCAAAAAATATGTATCCAAGGGGTTAAACCccaataattaaatcaaattttatttattttttgctttgcTCCGGTGGATGGGGGTTGAAGTTTTTTCTAAGACGATATTATTGGGAGGGGTAACTGTGAACTCTGAACTCTGAACGTGGATCATAAACCGATAGTATATgtcataaaaaaaaagttacaatagtataatattatacacaattatttgtaaatttgaagtttttatcCGAATCTTGAAAATGCAAGATTTTATTCTTCAATAAGACTAAtataataagtaataaaatcaGATCTTATTCTAATGGctccaaataatatttatttaagagtACATAACAAGATTTATCAACATGTGCCAAAAGGTCTCATTATCAAATCGGTTTACTCGAAGTTGAGGAGCGACGCAGATGAAATCAGGTAAACTTAAAGAGTTACACACAATCAAGATTCGAACAAGACCAATCTCAAACAACTCGGACCTATTTTTCATGAGCTCtttatcttgattttctttgGCTTTGctctaattttaaattgacaatattctttcattaacCTAATCATTAACTTAAGTATTAAAGGTTGATTCAAATCCGACTCGAACTATATTTAAAATACgatgatcaaattgtaaacacTAGTGTACTTATCTGGTGGTACACACGTATGTCAATTTTGATCTATGTACTTTAAACATTATCCACATCGTTTATGAATTAGCCGTTAATATTGTATTGATACTTTGAGGGTCAATCCCTCAATTAGAACGTTCTGAAGTTTAGGAATGAATTTAAAATCTAGAcgataatttaaatatgttgatGAAATTAACCCAAATATAATGAATCATCATGGCATTGTTGATCTATAGCCTAAAACGATAAATTGTAATGGGCTTGTAAAGATACCCTAATGGATGGGCTGTTTACTTTAAGCAAAGTCGACTCTCAATGGCCCTAAAGAATAATTGGGgaggaaattgaaaaaaattgaaaattaccaatagattataaaatatttttgataataataattgaaaaatcacTAGGTTCTATAgatgaaataattattgttgatatgttttttattattaaataacgGTACAATCTTTTTAAGCTAACAAGAAACAAACTGTATGATATTGAAATTCTGATAAAGACATGCACTCAACGATACAAGAGAGTAATATCATAGCATGTATTTTATCACATGTGCGTATATGATCAATACGGGTAATAAAAGATTTGACATGTGCTTCTAAGTCATGTAAGACCCATGAGATCAACCAGAGATCTCTATTAAGTACTGTTATGACACTTGACTTTTTCTCGAAATTTCAAGTCAATGTTAGCTATCTTAGTATGTTACCACTAATCATGCATGATCCGATCAAATGTGACATATCTAGAGAGcaactaaattgaaagaaagagattttgtttttgtttttgtattctTCATATCCATTTTACGGTTTATATTCGGAGATTGTGACTGTCCCTCCCAACAACATcatgtaattatatataacgCATATTATTAtcgtatcaaaatttatataaaaagtattattattataaaataaaaataacaaaaattcaacaCAACACTTATCTTGGCCACCGACCAACAACCTTAAATTGCAAATTCATGCAATCTTGTGGCGAGGACCACAATGTCCCCCAAAAGGCATATATTCCTCATATATccctcaatttgataaaattttcaatttggtctttgaggtttttttttgttcacactatttttttttcaatttttcttaatttatatcaattctaaaaagaattattgaaatattatgaaGAAAGTacatatactttttaaaatttcaagtgaTAATAGGACAAAATCTTAAAGTGTCATCTCGTCACACTTTACTTAAACGTAAGTTTAGGAATCAATTGAAAGAAATTGTCAAATTCGGATAATAATGTAGACCAAAAAAAATACTAAGTTCAAAGATTAAATATTgcttttatctcttttatttttgtgttgtCCTTGTGGTAGTCCCTGTTAAAAGTTCATTATATATCATCAAtcatcttttatcattttatcctttcatttttagcttcattattgcaaatatttaatattcttCTGGATAAAAATACTAAGGAAGTTTTAGTATTAGGAGTGAGATTGCATTTTACCCATTCTACTAAAAAATAGGCAGATTAGTCCCTGCACATTAGATCAAACAGAAAACTgattattctgttaaaaattctatccatttctactattaaaaacggGTCCCTATATATCAACATGAGGTACACTTGGCATGCCATGCCAATTTTTAGTAATacaaaatggataaattttttaataaaaaagactgatttactctttaatttaacgtacaatgattaatttgtctattttttagtagagaagacaaaatacaatctgactcTTAATATAAAGGCCTTCGTGATACTTTGATCAATTCTTTTTGCTAGcttgtttttaatttacccttctATCAACAAACAAAAACCATGATCATCCTCGTAATCTTCGTCGGCATCTTTCATGAATATACCCTTCCATGATCCGCTTTTCCATTTTTGTAACATATTTAGTTGATTCTGTATTCGAGTTATTTTGagttcaaattatttttgtttcggATAATTTTAGAATTGTATTGGACAAATTTTAATCgttaactttttataatcaatttgagttcaatcaagttttaatttcactaaaaaggaattaaataattcgagttatttgagttgattaAGATATTcggattaatttgaataaaaaaataagtttttcggttgaactcgaatatgaattacacaattcgagttattcgaaaatccgaataagaaaaagcaaaactacgtcgttttgCTAAAAGTTTacattttctaaagttaaaagtcaaaaccattaagttaaaaaggtaaatctatgtcgttttgataaatgtttactcattaagttaaaaggcaaaaccattatattgtttatatagttaaataatcttatacttcgtctactagttaaataatcagtccatgtaaatgcaacattgagtataaataatagtattcgttaactcgactcaaaattttttgactcgattcgatttgattctaaaaaaattcaaactgagttcggttgctaaaataggattcgtcaactcgactaactcgaaattttttgacttgattCGACTCGACTCGATCGAATACACACCCCTATAGATGATGATGCCCTACAAAAGTTCCACATGAATgtgaagaattttaaatattcccTGTGAGAATATTAGATGCATTGTCgtgtataaattttaagtattatcaaagaataataacataatattttattataaaataaagtaaaaaaatagtgaaggatttataaataaatgctaAACTCGAGATTCGAGACCCTTAACCTTTAAGCTCAAGATCCTAAATTCAagagttaatatttatttataatagttacGATTAAcatgttattattaaatacCAATGATGCACAAAACTTATGCATCGACGattgtatcaaatattatttcatcttATATTATAGCCCGTAATGTTATACTTGAATAAGATTACATTGTTTAAATTCTCAATATTTCAGTCATTTTGTAATCCCACAACCCTAAATAGTGTTAAAATGTTGTAATATAGGATATAATCTCATTAATTACCACCTATTCTGAAGTAATCTTAAACTTTAGACCAgtttaccatttattttattattttatcagttcaatcttttttttctaataaaagtTAGGTCTAATTATGATTGGTAATGCAATTGCTTTTCaagaattattataattatcatttataaatttattttaacatcatatatttacttattcatatgtaaattgtaataaaataattataaaaattttatgaaaattgagactaaaaatattaatttt includes the following:
- the LOC105787554 gene encoding scarecrow-like protein 15, which translates into the protein MRVPVSSPQSNHCQSPKPNNNTNTSSTRNISFHGATINSVSTSCYEPTSVLELRRSPSPGHDNPVDHHQHQQQQQQHQAPLEWDEHVLRNMDWDSIMKDLGLDDESVPSIKTIPPQENHIQNLPEFTSCELTHPTEFNNLYDFYPSHNIDISNTTTYGFNNMGNFINSGFDFIEELVRAADCFDTQELQLAQVILARLGQRLRSPSGKPLQRAAFYFKEALLSLLTGGLTRTTRLSSWNDIVQTIKAYKAFSGINPIPMFSHFTTNQALMEAVLDGSSPLIHIIDFDIGFGGQYASLMREMFERHDHSRKFIRVTAVVPEEYAIETRLIKDNLVQFASELKLRFQIEFVLLRTFEMLSFKSFKFIDGEKTAILLSPLIFRSLGLNLTAFLNDLRRVNPTIVVFVDNEVWMESGTTSFRKNFVNGLEFYAMMFESLDAAVVGNGEWVRKIETLLLRPRILAAVETAARSTAPPWRERFRGAGMRAVHLSQLAEFQAECLLGKVQVRGFHVAKRQAELVLCWYESALVATSAWRC